The Punica granatum isolate Tunisia-2019 chromosome 4, ASM765513v2, whole genome shotgun sequence genome has a window encoding:
- the LOC116203858 gene encoding protein-tyrosine-phosphatase PTP1-like isoform X2, giving the protein MANPPAAANSTPVPPNKLFDFSADSPPKLSLARHQYMFCSEALRALRERIHSPDRILQEFAHLQANRIKPSKMIKSCTVALADVNLSKNRYRDVIPFDENRVVLDPCKDYRPAAQGYINASFISASSSEECSHFIATQGPLPHTYEDFWEMVLQYRCPAIVMITRLVDNYMPIVKCGDYFQAEDGPRDIGNICIETKWIKTTETSLVLRHLEVNYKEAEQPPMSVLHIQYPDWPDHGVPTDTVAVREIFERICHIPPRLGPIVVHCSAGIGRTGTYCTIHNTIQRILIGDMSALDLVNTIATFRSQRIGMVQTKEQYRFCYDAIIDELENLISEGGSRNSSK; this is encoded by the exons ATGGCTAATCCCCCAGCTGCCGCTAACTCCACACCGGTCCCTCCTAACAAGCTCTTCGATTTCTCTGCTGATTCCCCCCCGAAATTATCCCTTGCCCGCCACCAGTACATGTTCTGTTCCGAAGCCCTCAGAGCTCTCCGAGAGAGGATCCACTCGCCTGATCGGATCTTGCAGGAGTTTGCTCATTTGCAG GCTAACAGGATAAAGCCATCAAAGATGATTAAAAGCTGCACCGTGGCTCTTGCTGATGTCAATTTGAGCAAAAACCGCTACCGAGATGTCATTCCAT TTGACGAGAATCGGGTTGTTCTTGACCCGTGTAAGGATTACAGACCAGCTGCACAGGGTTATATTAATGCAAGCTTTATCTCG GCTTCTTCAAGTGAAGAGTGTTCTCACTTTATAGCCACCCAAGGTCCATTGCCGCACACCTATGAGGACTTCTGGGAGATGGTACTTCAGTACCGTTGTCCAGCAATAGTGATGATTACTCGGTTGGTTGATAACTACATGCCG ATAGTGAAATGTGGAGATTATTTCCAAGCCGAAGATGGTCCCAGAGACATTGGTAACATTTGTATTGAGACCAAATGGATAAAGACTACGGAGACTTCACTGGTTTTACGGCACTTGGAGGTAAACTACAAGGAG GCAGAGCAGCCTCCAATGTCTGTTTTGCACATTCAGTATCCTGATTGGCCTGATCATGGAGTTCCAACAGATACAGTCGCTGTTCGTGAAATTTTCGAAAGAATATGTCACATACCACCAAGGCTAGGTCCTATAGTGGTGCATTGCAG TGCAGGAATAGGAAGGACTGGAACATACTGCACCATCCACAACACAATACAAAGAATCCTCATCGGGGACATGTCTGCTTTAGATCTAGTTAATACCATAGCCACTTTCAGGTCTCAGAGAATTGGGATGGTCCAAACAAAG GAGCAATACCGCTTCTGCTATGACGCCATCATCGACGAACTGGAAAATCTTATCTCGGAGGGTGGCAGCAGAAATTCCTCAAAGTG A
- the LOC116203857 gene encoding protein phosphatase methylesterase 1 codes for MASPNLNALPEENSSEDKDQQRPQASSSFDSLPHRPPALISKQAHSPVEWNQYFDKEEDVRIPETTDVFHVYTAGTEGPVVFCIHGGGYSGLSFALAASKIKEKARVVAMDLRGHGKSSAEDELDLSIDTLCNDVLAVIKTMYGDSPPAIVLVGHSMGGSVAVHVAARKALPSLAGLVVIDVVEGTAISSLFHMRKILSDRMQHFASVEKAIEWSVRGGSLRNLESARVSIPPTLKYDDSKQCYVHRARLEETEQYWRGWYEGLSDKFLSCPAAKVLLLAGTDRLDRSLTIGQMQGKFQMIVIRNTGHAIQEDVPDEFANHILHFISRNRIGSRGIEIPGLRRPQPLHS; via the exons ATGGCTTCCCCCAACCTCAACGCTCTTCCCGAGGAGAACAGCTCGGAGGATAAGGATCAGCAGCGCCCTCAAGCCAGTTCGAGCTTCGACTCGCTCCCTCACCGCCCTCCTGCTCT GATCTCCAAGCAGGCGCACTCGCCGGTGGAGTGGAACCAGTATTTCGACAAGGAGGAGGATGTCCGTATTCCGGAGACGACTGAT GTCTTTCATGTGTATACGGCGGGAACAGAGGGACCGGTGGTGTTTTGCATCCATGGAGGCGGTTATTCAGG GCTTTCGTTTGCGTTGGCTGCTAGTAAAATTAAGGAGAAGGCTCGCGTGGTTGCTATGGATTTGAGAGGACACGGAAAATCGTCCGCTGAAGACGAGCTCGACCTATCAATTGAT ACCTTGTGCAACGATGTTTTGGCTGTTATAAAGACAATGTATGGAGACTCTCCTCCTGCTATTGTACTTGTGGGCCACAG CATGGGGGGTTCAGTTGCTGTTCACGTTGCTGCGAGAAAGGCACTTCCAAGCTTGGCTGGCCTGGTTGTCATAGATGTTGTGGAG GGGACAGCCATCTCTTCACTGTTTCACATGCGGAAAATTCTATCGGACAGAATGCAGCATTTTGCAAGCGTCGAAAAAGCG ATTGAATGGAGTGTTAGAGGAGGTTCTTTGAGAAACCTTGAATCAGCACGTGTATCTATCCCTCCAACGCTGAAGTATGACGACTCAAAGCAATG TTATGTTCACCGAGCACGGCTTGAGGAAACAGAACAATATTGGAGGGGCTG GTATGAAGGCCTTTCGGATAAGTTTTTGTCGTGTCCTGCTGCGAAGGTCCTGCTCTTGGCAGGAACAGATAGGCTAGACAG ATCTCTTACAATAGGACAGATGCAAGGCAAGTTTCAAATGATCGTTATAAGGAACACTGGGCATGCCATTCAG GAAGATGTACCTGATGAATTTGCAAATCATATACTGCACTTTATCTCTCGTAACCGCATAGGTTCTCGTGGAATCGAG ATTCCAGGACTACGCCGACCACAGCCATTGCATTCTTGA
- the LOC116203858 gene encoding protein-tyrosine-phosphatase PTP1-like isoform X1: protein MANPPAAANSTPVPPNKLFDFSADSPPKLSLARHQYMFCSEALRALRERIHSPDRILQEFAHLQANRIKPSKMIKSCTVALADVNLSKNRYRDVIPFDENRVVLDPCKDYRPAAQGYINASFISASSSEECSHFIATQGPLPHTYEDFWEMVLQYRCPAIVMITRLVDNYMPQIVKCGDYFQAEDGPRDIGNICIETKWIKTTETSLVLRHLEVNYKEAEQPPMSVLHIQYPDWPDHGVPTDTVAVREIFERICHIPPRLGPIVVHCSAGIGRTGTYCTIHNTIQRILIGDMSALDLVNTIATFRSQRIGMVQTKEQYRFCYDAIIDELENLISEGGSRNSSK from the exons ATGGCTAATCCCCCAGCTGCCGCTAACTCCACACCGGTCCCTCCTAACAAGCTCTTCGATTTCTCTGCTGATTCCCCCCCGAAATTATCCCTTGCCCGCCACCAGTACATGTTCTGTTCCGAAGCCCTCAGAGCTCTCCGAGAGAGGATCCACTCGCCTGATCGGATCTTGCAGGAGTTTGCTCATTTGCAG GCTAACAGGATAAAGCCATCAAAGATGATTAAAAGCTGCACCGTGGCTCTTGCTGATGTCAATTTGAGCAAAAACCGCTACCGAGATGTCATTCCAT TTGACGAGAATCGGGTTGTTCTTGACCCGTGTAAGGATTACAGACCAGCTGCACAGGGTTATATTAATGCAAGCTTTATCTCG GCTTCTTCAAGTGAAGAGTGTTCTCACTTTATAGCCACCCAAGGTCCATTGCCGCACACCTATGAGGACTTCTGGGAGATGGTACTTCAGTACCGTTGTCCAGCAATAGTGATGATTACTCGGTTGGTTGATAACTACATGCCG CAGATAGTGAAATGTGGAGATTATTTCCAAGCCGAAGATGGTCCCAGAGACATTGGTAACATTTGTATTGAGACCAAATGGATAAAGACTACGGAGACTTCACTGGTTTTACGGCACTTGGAGGTAAACTACAAGGAG GCAGAGCAGCCTCCAATGTCTGTTTTGCACATTCAGTATCCTGATTGGCCTGATCATGGAGTTCCAACAGATACAGTCGCTGTTCGTGAAATTTTCGAAAGAATATGTCACATACCACCAAGGCTAGGTCCTATAGTGGTGCATTGCAG TGCAGGAATAGGAAGGACTGGAACATACTGCACCATCCACAACACAATACAAAGAATCCTCATCGGGGACATGTCTGCTTTAGATCTAGTTAATACCATAGCCACTTTCAGGTCTCAGAGAATTGGGATGGTCCAAACAAAG GAGCAATACCGCTTCTGCTATGACGCCATCATCGACGAACTGGAAAATCTTATCTCGGAGGGTGGCAGCAGAAATTCCTCAAAGTG A